Proteins from one Cicer arietinum cultivar CDC Frontier isolate Library 1 chromosome 3, Cicar.CDCFrontier_v2.0, whole genome shotgun sequence genomic window:
- the LOC101506381 gene encoding multifunctional methyltransferase subunit TRM112 homolog A-like gives MRLLTHNMLSSNIRGVVNGFPLRIEVGKVVEKNVEMNGDFLKNMFVKIDWKAFVEASQSMGYTELPEEADLSMLDSDEFLNRFHHALLELHLEEGALVCPETGRRFPVSKGIPNMLLHEDEV, from the coding sequence ATGAGATTGCTAACACACAACATGCTGTCATCAAACATAAGAGGCGTGGTGAATGGGTTTCCATTGCGCATCGAAGTGGGGAAAGTGGTGGAAAAGAATGTGGAAATGAATGGTGACTTTCTAAAGAACATGTTTGTCAAGATTGATTGGAAGGCTTTTGTGGAAGCTTCACAATCCATGGGATACACTGAATTACCTGAGGAGGCTGATTTATCCATGTTGGATTCAGATGAGTTTCTGAACAGGTTTCATCATGCACTCTTGGAACTCCACCTTGAAGAAGGTGCTCTTGTTTGCCCTGAGACAGGACGGCGGTTCCCTGTCAGTAAAGGCATTCCAAATATGCTTCTTCATGAGGATGAGGTTTGA
- the LOC101506065 gene encoding uncharacterized protein, whose translation MAETNNHEEQAFPSKRKPDQDLHDIPNKTPKITTISDHSQPPTTANSSSNHDVVPNNDNEDDDDSEDSDAEPVVDRKGKGIMRDDKGKGKLIEEDDEEEEEDDDHSDDSDDDSDSDGNVSGSDSDFSDDPLAEVDLNNILPSRTRRRTTHPGLHIAGGPVNADQGNDHSDA comes from the coding sequence ATGGCTGAAACCAACAACCATGAAGAACAAGCATTCCCCTCCAAGCGCAAGCCCGATCAAGATCTCCATGACATTCCCAACAAAACTCCCAAGATAACAACAATCTCGGACCACTCCCAACCCCCCACCACCGCCAATTCTTCTTCTAACCACGATGTCGTTCCCAACAACGacaatgaagatgatgatgacaGCGAGGACTCGGACGCTGAGCCTGTGGTGGACAGGAAGGGAAAAGGGATTATGCGTGACGACAAAGGCAAAGGCAAATTGattgaagaagatgatgaagaagaagaggagGATGATGATCACAGTGACGACAGTGACGACGATTCTGATTCCGACGGCAATGTTTCCGGAAGCGACAGTGATTTTTCCGATGATCCGTTAGCAGAGGTGGATTTGAATAACATTCTTCCGTCCAGGACTCGGCGGCGAACCACTCACCCGGGACTGCACATTGCTGGAGGTCCGGTGAATGCTGATCAGGGCAATGATCATAGTGATGCTTAA